TCTCTCTTGTTTCGCGCCTCGCGGAAGGAGAGAGATTCGTGTTCAACCACGATGACGCAGAAACGAAGGCCGAGGTAACTAATTAAAGACCTTCTCAAtcgtgttaaatataaaaatataaaaatattgttctgtAAAGAGTAGTAGCTGAACTCTAGCTGCGTTGGCATGAGAGATATCCCGGAGCGAGGGGATATCTCCCAAATTGTAGCCAAACGCGGAACAAGATGGAACGGGTTGCGCCGATCTAGACGGGCTGTTCTGTGTTGTTCTGAAAcaagccgttaaaaattattccTAGGAAAACTGAGAATAATTCtgttcttctctttattttattagataaatagatatataaataatatattaaaataaatattatttttttgataatatatttatactttaattttattatataatataaattaattaaaattgatatatcatttattttattaagttatatcatttataatttaatatttaattattttatgttatatTAAGTTTNattatatataaaaaattattttttcatgtattatatatatattttaatttgtattgaaatttatactattattaattaaaattataaggatattgttagttatactttattcattgcatatattatgaataaattatataaaataaattattatatttaataaaataaatatactattttaaattaaattattatatgtaatattatattataaattacaataaaaataattttataaaaaatatactaattaaatgaattattttatttttaaagatatatttagacattgttttggactttttatccaaacgctactaAGGATATTCTCTAAAATATCCCAgaatgcatccaaacacaaatttacaattgttctatcttATACCGGAATATTCTTGTTCTCGAAAACAACAAAAGCTGTTCTTTTTTATGAGTTGAGCTGAATACTCCTAAAAGCACCAATCTTAGATCCACCTCCtattggtgcttttaggttCCTCCCTCTTAGACCCACCGCTTGATTATTAATAACTTTTAGATCAAATGCTACACCTACCACCCCTCAACCGGAGTgagctactatcatcctaacccgaGTTGAGCTGAATATTTGCGCTTTGCTCTGCACAAGCCGCGCGTTAATTTTCGCGAATTGATCATCTGTTTGATTATTTACAAAGATTAGTTAATCATTTATAAACACTTTTCAATTTGTATAAATAGAAGGCGTAATAAAATTATCTTACAGATTAGAGATCATAAAAGAGCAGGAGGAAGTGAAGATCTTCATTCAAGTCCTTCTGCACCAGAGTGGGCAAATTTGAGAGAGTCTAGTCTCACAGCGGACGGATCCGACATCTTTCGCGTAATCCTCTCGAGTTTCCCTTTCTAATAACGCTAATAATTTAGCGACCTTATGTTATTTTCTTCTTAGGATTTTATtcgtgacatcccaatagtcccatatcagattaaaaaaataattttgattgaaaTATATGAGACTTCGcacgctaacaataataataataataactaatcgtaaacattttgggctggtCGATCGACCCGTTACATTTGGGCTCAAAGATGAATACTAGCTagaagtgtgagaactataagtGCTATACCACGGGGTTGGTGGGAACCATCTCTgtaatctcacatcgcctggtaattctgATCTGTGTTTGTGATCTACGATTATATCCGGATCCGAGAGGACTTCGGGATCTAAACAGGGAGAGTTTATAACTCTCCAATTGTCCCAAAATGCTTACTTGCTAGCGAGTCGGATCAATACATTATTACTCGttcatatattgttattaaaaaAGTAATTGATTATTCTCCTTTTCCATGCTTTTTGCTATATCTTGAATTTtaatatccttttctttttcttttcttttttttaaaaaaaaatttctcctctttcttgAAGACGGCTGTGTATTAAAGTTGttcaaaatatccgatataccATACCCGACCCGGATCCTGCTCGGACCCTatccggacccgaaccggacccgataaaaaatgaatagtatacggataaaaaaaattacccattaaagtttcaGGTATGGGTctggatattttatacccatacccgatttggatccgatccgaatccaacttttaaatgggtagggtccggaatagtttttAAATCCGGACCCGGATCCGGATCCaatgaaatatccgatagtaaataaaaaaaaaattaacttttaaaattgagggatcaattttaatagaattTATATATGAAGATTCTCTAAAAATTTTCATCCTAGTGAAATAATGAAACATTAGCCGCTCTTTTACTCCTTTgtttttttgattttctttttttactcattgtttttttacttattattttttttgtttcattttcgcctaagaattttttatgaaataatattttcatcGTTATAATCATCAGCGATACTACTCATAGGTATGGCACAAGTAAGTTTTTATCAAATCCCTTTTCCAATCAAAGTCGTCAacctagttttttttaataaatattctatttagtaaattttcaaatttctcttttttttttgtttttaacatTAGTATGTAATATTAATAATTGTTATaacttatattctctttataGGGAGAGATTTATAGTTTGTCCAcatactatttaataaagtttataaaaaaaatatatgtatacggTTACCAGTACTCGATTTAGACCCGACTAGTATCCAATCTTAAAAGGATAGTATTCGGGTAGTCACCATCCAGACTTGCTTAAATAGGTCCGAagggtatattagtaacttaagtactcagatccggacccgacccgaagttaaatgggtaaggcatataattttttttctaaccaattttttttatgatatggATACAGTATGTTAACTATCCAGACCCGGAATCCATGGACACCTTTAGTGTGTATACTGCAAATTCTGGCGATTATTATGGTAGCAAAGCCAAGATTAATCTGTGGGATCTGCCAGATGTAGCGAATAATCAAATATCTGCGAGTGTAATACGGCTCTCCAGTTTCGATGGAGATAATGAAAATTCCATACAAGCAGGATTTCATGTAAGTACTATTCAATTCTCATTAAGTAAATTATTCCCAAGTAGTTTTGAACCCTTTAAACTTCTAATGTCACGCCGTGGTTTAgtgctttcttattttagtattctacgatctcatttttttttcttttcgtttccaCCTCcattaaaacatataaaagaaTTTAAGATACTCCCATTATGGCTTTTTGAATATTCACTCTGGTACACCGTGGGTtacaaaattttcactttatggttttaacttttttactgatttaacgaTTTAAACCACAAAATCCTAAAGTGAAAAAGCCCTAAACCATAGATCAAAgtgacaaaaaaagaaaattttttttataattaatatattaaatataacaaaaatattttttttcacaaaatataAGTTTGTCTTAGTTAATTACTCATAGATCAGCATCAACAAATGCAATAATATCTCCTGAATCTTCTCTTGAtccccttatttttttttttttctgtataaatgttatatgatatataaatatattctactCTCAAGAATAATTTTACCTTCTAAATTTGCAAATGTCTTAATAAATGTTATGATATGCATGTCAGATGTACCCGGAAGAATATAAAGACAGCAAGCTTCATTTTTACACAACTTGGACTGTAAGTGTTACACTTGTTTCATCTATTAATTAAGCATGTCATATTTTGTGatgcaaaatattttctttctgtGGATATAGTTGGATGGCTACAAATCAACCGGTTGCTATAACCTTAATTGTGAAGGCTTTGTACTGGTTAATTCGCATATACTTACACCAGGAGATGTTGTTGAACCTGTTTCTGTCTACAACGGCTCACAGTACTTCATTACAATCAgtataaaaaaggtaaatatatatatatataataatagccGGATCNtcgatttgaatgatcggaacttcaaattgataatcggcaccgttgaagttgatctacacaattagaaatgtttagaaaccaaattttgtattatttaaaaatcattatcaagttcatcttaggagttgaaaaataaacggtcataaatgaacaaccttcttaaaatagaggttagactttctcagtttgtaatcagagttatcaaacattatctaaatagtataaagaattttctatcaaaaattcaacgtTGCTTATTTAGTAAACTAATCATGTTAAAACGAACAatgaaaattcaataattttaaaattgaggaTATAACTTCTAAATTCATAATCAAGAATGTTAGCGATATGccgatatattaatatataatcaGCTAGATGATGCTAAGGGACTTCGtggcaataattttaaaagtttgaaccaaaaaattaccaaaatgccaccaccctcatagtttgaggaccaaatgagcatttactttatctttttttttccctcattaTTCCAACTTAATTTCATATTTGATCATTTTTGCAGGAACCTAAATCAGGAAATTGGTCAGTATATAGGGAAGATGTAGATAATCCGCAACTAATAGGTTATTGGCCTAAATCTCTCTTTACGGCTTTAGCTGAAAAGGCGACCATAGTTTCGTGGGGTGGAGTTGTCAGCTATCCTCAAGATGGAATTGGCCCTCCGNttaaaatagaggttagactttctcagtttgtaatcagagttatcaaacattatctaaatagtataaagaattttctatcaaaaattcaagcaatttggattgctctacatcATTAAACAAGCAAATGGCTCATAtgggccgtcaaaaattgtcgattttacgacactttgatcactatgtaaaccattatcaaaatttatgaaattgttTTTGACAATAGGATGCTAAAAGCCAATGATCCAAAATGTTAAAATCAATCTAGGATATTTGAagctgctgaaaataaaatttcatgccTTTTCAACGTTGCTTATTTAGTAAACTAATCATGTTAAAACGaacaataaaaattgaataattttaaaattgaggaTATAACTTCTAAATTCATGATCAAGAAATGTTAgtgatatattaatatataatcaGCTAGATGGAGCTAAGGGACTTGtcacaataattttaaaagtttgaagcaaaaaattaccaaaatgccaccaccctcatagtttgaggaccaaatgagCATTtactttatccttttttttcccctcattaTTCCAACTTAATTTCATATTTGATCATTTTTGCAGGAACCTAAATCAGGAAATTGGTCAGTATATAGGGAAGATGTAGA
This window of the Ananas comosus cultivar F153 linkage group 19, ASM154086v1, whole genome shotgun sequence genome carries:
- the LOC109725214 gene encoding uncharacterized protein LOC109725214, with protein sequence MDTFSVYTANSGDYYGSKAKINLWDLPDVANNQISASVIRLSSFDGDNENSIQAGFHMYPEEYKDSKLHFYTTWTLDGYKSTGCYNLNCEGFVLVNSHILTPGDVVEPVSVYNGSQYFITISIKKEPKSGNWSVYREDVDNPQLIGYWPKSLFTALAEKATIVSWGGVVSYPQDGIGPPXKIEEPKSGNWSVYREDVDNPQLIGYWPKSLFTALAEKATIVSWGGVVSYPQDGIGPPMGSGHYSSELQGKAAFVKNIEIFDSNGGSIDLANIAKPDVNRGDCYNVTALVDSRKYGLQDGYLFYFGGPGGCSN